GTTTGCAAAAAGGGAAGATTTTGCATATTCTTTGAAATCCGCGCTGATTTCCAATAAACAGTAGGATAGTAAATTGAAATGAATAAAAGGAATCAAACGAAGAACAGCCACTTGCTTAACCGTTAAGTGAGCATTCTTTTTCATCCACTTTTCCTTCAGTCCTCGAAGCCTTTTCAACCCTGAGGGAACCAACCGAATCGTACGATAGAAAAGAAGGCTTGATAACATAGTACCAATAACTGAATAAGCGGTGCCCGCAATGGGACCAAACCATACCCCTCCCGTGATGCACACAAGCATCACCGGTAAAAACAGAAAAGGCCTTAATAAATGAATACCTATGAATAAGAGCGGTGCCCAGGCTTCTTGATGTTCGATCCATGTAAGGATTGCAGAAGATGTGTCGCCCATTCAATCCCCCTCCCTAGCTACATTTTATGAGAACATCAGGAAAGGTAGAACTGAACAAATACGTATCCAATCAAGCCTGCTTGAAGTACAGCAAGTACAGGCAGTCCCAGGGCAAAAAGACGATGTTTGGTTTTATGGTGGAAAACATGCATACCTGCCCACCCTCCTAACGCGCCTCCCAGAATAGCTGCAAGCCATATGGTTTTTTCAGAAACTCTCCACTGATTTTTTACTGCCTTTCTTTTGTCCCTTCCCATAAGATAGAAGCAGATCAGGGACATGACGATTACGCTTATAACTATAAATCCAAATGCTATTTTCATTGTTTTCCCTGCCTCATATAAAAAAGCCATTTCCAGGCGTTCGGAAATGGCTTTTTTATAACAAAATTGTTTGTTCGACTCCAGCGTATTTACGCTTAAAAGTCTTTATTTAAGTGCAGATTTAGCCTGCTCCGCAAGATTCGCGAATCCTTGCTCATCACTAATAGCAAGATCAGCAAGCATCTTACGGTTTACTTCAACACCAGCAAGCTTTAACCCGTGCATAAGACGGCTGTAAGAAATGTCATTTGTACGTGCTGCCGCGTTAATACGTGCGATCCAAAGTCTGCGGAAATCACGTTTTTTCTGACGACGGTCACGGTACGCATACTGACCTGATTTCATTACTTGTTGTTTTGCTTGTTTGAATAAAGCATGTTTTGAACCATAATACCCTTTTGCTAGTTTAAGGACACGATTACGACGCTGACGTGTCACTGTTCCACCTTTTACTCGTGGCATGGGAATCCCTCCTATTTATTCGTTCTGTTATTAGTCTTTTGGAAGCATGTGCTTGATACGACGGTAGTCTCCAGCAGAAACTAGTGTATCTTTACGAAGTTTACGCTTCTGTTTTGTAGATTTATTTGCGAACAAGTGGCTAGTGAATGCGTGAGAACGTTTCACTTTACCTGTACCTGTTTTTTTGAAACGTTTTTGAGAACCTTTATGGGTTTTCATTTTTGGCATGTGAATTTCCTCCTTTTACTTTTTACAGTTTCTTACTTCTCGTTTAGAGGAGAAAGCATTAGAAACATACTTCGACCTTCCATTTTAGGCTTGGTCTCAACTTGGGCAATATCTTTGCACTCTTCAGCTACGCGCTCTAGTACATTCTGACCAAGTTCTTTGTGTGTGATCGCACGACCGCGGAAACGGACAGATGCTTTCACTTTATCGCCTTTACTCAAGAATTTACGAGCATTACGAAGCTTCGTATTGAAGTCATGCTCTTCGATATTCGGACTTAGGCGAATTTCTTTAACCTTAATAATGGTTTGCTTTTTGCGAGCTTCTTTTTCTTTCTTCTGCTGCTCAAAGCGGTACTTTCCGTAGTCCATCACTCGGCAAACCGGAGGCTTAGCGTTAGGAGCTACCATAACTAGATCAAGATTTGCGTTAGCCGCAATATCTAATGCTTCATTACGGGATTTAACTCCAAGCTGCTCACCATTTACATCGATTAGACGAACTTCACGGGCACGAATTTTCTCATTAACATTCATGTTATCCTTGCTAATATTGAGCCACCTCCAACATATTTAGAAAACTTCTATTAGATCTGTCATCGACAAGAATTTTCAGCATAAAAAAAGTGTCGGTACACATACTGCACCCACACGTCTCCTAAGAAAACAAAGGAAATAATAACCTGCCAACTGCTTGAAGCGTCAATCAGGTGAGAAGCGGGTGCTTCTACTTGTCTCTAGATCCGTTCATTAAGTTACCTAAACTATAATAGCATGCCTATTGAGTAATGTCAATAAGTCTCTTGTTCTTTTACTTACACCTTTAATAGCTTAAAGGATACTGGATTAAAAATCAAGGTCTGAATTGTAAACTTATGAGTGATAAACACGGGGACGCACCCCCGTGTTTATCACTTATTTCCTTAACAGCTTCTGGTCAATCTCATTTCTAATTTCTTCTTTAAATTTGTTCACTGATTTTGTAGCTGAATCCTGTTCTCCATATCTGCGTACATTAACAGCTTTATCTTCAATTTCCCGATCTCCGACAACCAATTGGAACGGTACTTTCTGAATTTGTGCTTCCCTTATTTTATAGCCGATTTTTTCATTTCGTTCATCTACTTCAACACGAATACCGGCCTGTCTTAATTCATCTTCTAACTCTTTAGCATAGTCAAGATGGGCATCAGCTGAAACAGGAATAATTTTCGCCTGTACGGGCGCCAGCCATGTAGGGAAGACCCCTTTATATTCTTCTATTAGAAAAGCGACAAAACGCTCCATAGTTGATACGACGCCGCGGTGAATAACGACAGGGCGGTGATCATTTCCATCTTCTCCAACGTACGTTAGATCGAAGCGTTCAGGTAAATGGAAGTCGAGTTGGATCGTCGATAACGTTTCATCTTTCCCAAGTGCTGTTTTCACTTGAACATCGAGCTTAGGACCGTAAAAAGCGGCCTCGCCTTCAGCTTCCACGTATTCAAGCTGCATATCCTCCATTGTTTCTTTCAGCATGTCCTGGGCTTTATGCCACATTTCATCATTATCCACATACTTTTCTTTGTCCTCAGGATCGCGATAAGAAAGTCGGAAATAATAATCATTAATTCCAAAGTCATGGTAAACCTCTTGTACGAGTCGAACAACGCGCTTAAACTCATCTTTCAATTGATCAGGTCGGGCAAATATATGAGCATCATTCAAAGTCATGGCCCTAACGCGCTGTAAACCAGCTAGAGCTCCTGACATTTCATGGCGGTGCATAGTTCCGAGCTCTGCAATCCTTACCGGCAAATTACGATAACTGTATAATTGGTTTTTATAAACCATCATATGGTGCGGGCAGTTCATGGGACGAAGGACAAGGTCCTCATTATCCATTTCCATCACCGGGAACATATCATCCTGATAGTGATCCCAATGACCACTTGTCTTATATAAATCAACACTTCCAAGAACAGGTGTGTATACATGATCGTAACCTAGACGTTCTTCTGTATCCACAATGTATCTTTCAATGGTACGTCTGATTGTCGCTCCTTTTGGCAGCCACATAGGAAGTCCCTGTCCCACTTTTTGATTAACGGTAAATATTTCAAGTTCTTTCCCCAGCTTACGGTGATCGCGCTCTTTAGCTTCTTCTAATAGATGCAAGTATTCTTCCAGCTGGTCTTTCTTCTCAAAAGCTGTACCATAGATACGCTGAAGCATTTTATTATCACTATCTCCGCGCCAGTATGCTCCTGAAATACTCAGCAATTTGAAAATTTTAATTTTACTAGTTTGAGGAACATGAACTCCCCGGCAAAGATCGAAAAACTCTCCTTGCTTATAAATAGTAACCTGTTCTCCCTCTGGAATATCATCTATTAATTCTAGTTTCAGATCATCACCAATTTGGCGGAACTTCTCTTTAGCTTCCTCGCGGGAAAGCTCAATTCGCTCTACTTCGAGGTTTTCATCTACAATCTTCTGCATTTCTTTTTCGATTTTCGGCAGGTCTTCTGGAGTGATGGATTCCTCCATGTCGATATCATAATAAAACCCATTTTCGATCACGGGACCTACACCAAGTTTGACATTACCGTAAAGGCGCTTCACAGCTTGAGCCATCAGGTGAGCTGAAGAGTGTCTCAACACTTCTAAACCTTCCGGGTTTTTATACGTAAGTATTTCAATCGTCCCGTCTTCTTCAATTGGACGTCTTAAATCAAAAGGTTCCCCATCCAATTTCACTGCCAGCGCTTGTTTCTTTAACCCTGGTGAGATGGAATGGGCAATTTCTTCACCCGTGGTGCCGCGCTCATATTCTTTCACGTTTCCATCTGGAAATTTAATATTAATTGCATTGGCCATCATAAACACTCCCTTTTACTGTACTAAAAAAACGCCCGTCCCGTAGCTTCCTCAGCTAAGGGACGAGCGTTATCACTCGTGGTTCCACCCAAAATTCCCGCATTCCATGCGGCTTCATTCATCCTTAACGAGGATTAGGCGCTGCCCACTACTAAAAAGGTTCGTAAGCAAAGCTCAAAGGTGGTAAATAACGAAGTCGTCAGGCAGGAGCTTTCAGCCGGTGGCTCCCTTCTCTAATCAAGCGTCATTTCGTATTGTTGTCCTTATCATAGCTGGTTATTTAAATATGTAGGTATTATATCCATTATTCCAATGGAAATCAAGAGATTTCAAAAGGAAATTCTGATAGAGGTTTCCAGCTGGCCTTCTCTTCAAAGATACTCATCAATAATTCCAGTTCTGAATCATTTGTTTTATCTGAATAAATGATAAGCTCATCAGGAGCGTGCACAAGAGCCGGCGTGATATTCCACCGAAGAGGCAGATCTTTAATGGAATCATCAGGATACTGCCTTCTATAAAGCAAAGTCTCGGATTCACTTAATGAATTGCCCTCATCATGGTAGTAGTGAAGTGAACCATTTTCCAGCAGATGCAACAGCTGGATACCCGTATCCATGCGGTGTACACGGCACCTCCAAGAATCCAAAAGCAACTGAAAGGATTCTTCTTGTTTATATTCATCAATCAACAGCCCCGTGTATTCGATTACCGTGCTATGAAGATCCTCTAAACAATAAACACTCAATCCATCAAAATCCACATTCCTGTCTCCGCTTAGATACTTCTGAATAGCAGCTCTTAAATTCAAGTTAACATCGGGCAGGTCCAGGCTCTTTGGAGGCTTATCCTCGAATTCATGCGCAATCTCCAAGATCCGCTGGACTTCCTCCTGATCGACATAATAATAGCGATGTTTTAAAACACCTTCTATCCATCCCAGCCATTTCCTTTCTCTTATTACCATTAAAAGTCCCTCAACCGCTTCCTGATAATACATCCAATCTAGTGAGGAACCTGTTTCTCCCAATACCGCAAAATGGTTATTATACTCTTTAAGATACCAATGCCTCTGTGTATGATCGATGGATTTTAAAAAACTAACGGCCTCAGCCCGTTTAGAAAAATGTACACAAAACAATAGTATTCCCCCTAATTCCCGGCTTCCTTCCAAACTATATCATGTGGCTTCACGCCTTTTAAAAGTATGAAGTGGACAAAGCCTAAAAGGCGAGACTCCAAGTATGAGTTTGTCCTTTTCCATCTTATATTTATGTTTCAATGTCATAAATCATGATACAGATCGTTAAAAATTAGAGGGGTTATTCTCGGCGATTGCGACCGTCTACATTGACCGCCTGGCTAAGCTGCTTTATTCTTTCTGTAATTCTTTTCGCTTTCACTTGTTCTACATCACCGCGATTGCTCAGCATGAGTACTTTCTCCAGTTCTGGCAGACTATAATTAGAAGTAAAGAACACGGGCAGACGCTCCATCATGCGATAGTGTA
The Halobacillus halophilus DSM 2266 DNA segment above includes these coding regions:
- a CDS encoding TVP38/TMEM64 family protein — its product is MGDTSSAILTWIEHQEAWAPLLFIGIHLLRPFLFLPVMLVCITGGVWFGPIAGTAYSVIGTMLSSLLFYRTIRLVPSGLKRLRGLKEKWMKKNAHLTVKQVAVLRLIPFIHFNLLSYCLLEISADFKEYAKSSLFANFPLAVIYTSMGQWISLLSIPMMIIFSIFLVVLSFTIRKKIEVFVWKDFFHTAP
- a CDS encoding DUF1294 domain-containing protein, translating into MAFLYEAGKTMKIAFGFIVISVIVMSLICFYLMGRDKRKAVKNQWRVSEKTIWLAAILGGALGGWAGMHVFHHKTKHRLFALGLPVLAVLQAGLIGYVFVQFYLS
- the rplT gene encoding 50S ribosomal protein L20 — encoded protein: MPRVKGGTVTRQRRNRVLKLAKGYYGSKHALFKQAKQQVMKSGQYAYRDRRQKKRDFRRLWIARINAAARTNDISYSRLMHGLKLAGVEVNRKMLADLAISDEQGFANLAEQAKSALK
- the rpmI gene encoding 50S ribosomal protein L35, producing the protein MPKMKTHKGSQKRFKKTGTGKVKRSHAFTSHLFANKSTKQKRKLRKDTLVSAGDYRRIKHMLPKD
- the infC gene encoding translation initiation factor IF-3, giving the protein MNVNEKIRAREVRLIDVNGEQLGVKSRNEALDIAANANLDLVMVAPNAKPPVCRVMDYGKYRFEQQKKEKEARKKQTIIKVKEIRLSPNIEEHDFNTKLRNARKFLSKGDKVKASVRFRGRAITHKELGQNVLERVAEECKDIAQVETKPKMEGRSMFLMLSPLNEK
- the thrS gene encoding threonine--tRNA ligase, producing the protein MANAINIKFPDGNVKEYERGTTGEEIAHSISPGLKKQALAVKLDGEPFDLRRPIEEDGTIEILTYKNPEGLEVLRHSSAHLMAQAVKRLYGNVKLGVGPVIENGFYYDIDMEESITPEDLPKIEKEMQKIVDENLEVERIELSREEAKEKFRQIGDDLKLELIDDIPEGEQVTIYKQGEFFDLCRGVHVPQTSKIKIFKLLSISGAYWRGDSDNKMLQRIYGTAFEKKDQLEEYLHLLEEAKERDHRKLGKELEIFTVNQKVGQGLPMWLPKGATIRRTIERYIVDTEERLGYDHVYTPVLGSVDLYKTSGHWDHYQDDMFPVMEMDNEDLVLRPMNCPHHMMVYKNQLYSYRNLPVRIAELGTMHRHEMSGALAGLQRVRAMTLNDAHIFARPDQLKDEFKRVVRLVQEVYHDFGINDYYFRLSYRDPEDKEKYVDNDEMWHKAQDMLKETMEDMQLEYVEAEGEAAFYGPKLDVQVKTALGKDETLSTIQLDFHLPERFDLTYVGEDGNDHRPVVIHRGVVSTMERFVAFLIEEYKGVFPTWLAPVQAKIIPVSADAHLDYAKELEDELRQAGIRVEVDERNEKIGYKIREAQIQKVPFQLVVGDREIEDKAVNVRRYGEQDSATKSVNKFKEEIRNEIDQKLLRK
- the ytxC gene encoding sporulation protein YtxC, which gives rise to MFCVHFSKRAEAVSFLKSIDHTQRHWYLKEYNNHFAVLGETGSSLDWMYYQEAVEGLLMVIRERKWLGWIEGVLKHRYYYVDQEEVQRILEIAHEFEDKPPKSLDLPDVNLNLRAAIQKYLSGDRNVDFDGLSVYCLEDLHSTVIEYTGLLIDEYKQEESFQLLLDSWRCRVHRMDTGIQLLHLLENGSLHYYHDEGNSLSESETLLYRRQYPDDSIKDLPLRWNITPALVHAPDELIIYSDKTNDSELELLMSIFEEKASWKPLSEFPFEIS